A part of Bacteroidia bacterium genomic DNA contains:
- a CDS encoding gliding motility-associated C-terminal domain-containing protein has product MLYNTLLRSPFRWLFCLAFFFGSGQMMLHAQSNEGTEFWFGFMEHRDIGANTRVAMLTSRFDTQGTISIPRYNWSQSFSIPANDVTIISLPPYTETLGSESTSVNGIKVVSDLPISVYIHQYFSRRSEATVVLPTVSLGQEYRVMTYTGYAAQNQVYPAQFLLVGTQDNTQITVTLSAQTQKGKSSGSSFSVNLDAGETYQVQAQSAAGDFTGTLVTGDKKFAVFGGNRWAGTPAGCGTWDNLLEEMYPVPTWGKQFVTVPSAKMAYDVFRILASEDNTQVTVTGSTTSSYNLQAGKFVEYKLAEASLVQANKPIQVAQFLVGQQCNGYRVGDPSMLLLNSVEQRRDTVTLYNSRLENITENYINIIMSSADIPLITFDNQPIVSMPGLDSVGANKNFAYVSIPVSTGAHTIISQGCGVIATAYGYGDAESYAYGGGANFKNINLNPIPEGGCLNDTIVFDTKLPESRYSFFWNLGDGTTTSEAVFTHIYHDLGTFPVSLILTDHCQNTSDTIYRDLLVSLRQPLDAFGDTTICEGESFFLYAQDLAGASYEWQGPMRFFSEAQFPHIDNAVEGMAGNYAVKGIISGCATFPQYVYVDVIPTPQPDLGADTLFCGKELFLSLDPGEYDSYLWHDGSRQRVYEATREGVYTVTVFDSYSCQGSDTVILREVCPPDIYMPNAFSPNDDGHNDLFGIHGQYLIRQHLTIFNRWGQMIFESFQIDDQWDGSMGGRPATEGVYVWQVDYDAYTEDGEVYSGRLAGTVTLIR; this is encoded by the coding sequence ATGTTATATAATACGCTGCTCCGCTCTCCCTTTCGTTGGTTGTTTTGCCTGGCCTTTTTTTTCGGGTCCGGGCAAATGATGCTCCACGCTCAATCCAACGAAGGTACCGAGTTCTGGTTTGGGTTTATGGAGCACCGCGATATCGGGGCGAATACGCGCGTGGCTATGCTTACTTCGCGCTTTGATACACAAGGAACCATCAGCATTCCGCGATACAACTGGTCTCAGTCCTTTTCTATCCCGGCCAATGATGTTACCATCATTTCGCTGCCTCCCTATACCGAAACACTTGGCTCCGAATCGACCTCCGTCAACGGCATAAAGGTGGTCTCCGATCTGCCGATATCGGTCTATATTCACCAGTATTTTTCCCGCAGATCGGAAGCAACGGTCGTTCTCCCAACCGTTTCGCTGGGCCAGGAATACCGTGTGATGACTTATACCGGGTATGCTGCCCAAAATCAGGTTTACCCGGCTCAATTTTTACTTGTCGGCACCCAGGACAACACGCAGATCACCGTAACGCTCAGCGCCCAAACCCAAAAAGGGAAAAGTAGTGGCTCTTCTTTTTCCGTCAATCTTGATGCAGGCGAAACCTATCAGGTGCAGGCGCAATCGGCCGCTGGCGATTTTACCGGTACGCTTGTGACCGGTGATAAAAAGTTTGCAGTATTTGGGGGAAATCGCTGGGCAGGTACTCCCGCAGGCTGTGGTACATGGGACAATCTGCTGGAGGAAATGTACCCGGTTCCAACCTGGGGCAAACAGTTTGTAACCGTTCCCAGCGCGAAGATGGCGTATGATGTTTTCAGGATTCTGGCTTCGGAAGACAATACGCAAGTCACAGTCACCGGCAGCACAACTTCTTCCTATAACCTCCAGGCGGGAAAATTTGTCGAATATAAACTCGCTGAAGCTTCCCTTGTTCAGGCCAACAAACCCATACAGGTGGCGCAGTTTCTCGTCGGTCAGCAATGCAATGGCTACAGGGTAGGGGACCCTTCGATGTTGCTGCTCAACAGCGTGGAGCAAAGGCGCGATACCGTAACGCTCTACAACTCCCGCCTCGAAAATATCACCGAAAATTATATCAATATCATCATGTCTTCAGCGGATATTCCGCTGATTACTTTTGACAACCAGCCGATCGTGAGCATGCCGGGACTGGATTCGGTGGGGGCGAATAAAAACTTTGCTTATGTCAGCATTCCGGTCTCCACTGGCGCGCATACCATCATCTCCCAGGGCTGCGGAGTGATCGCCACAGCTTACGGTTATGGCGACGCAGAATCTTATGCCTATGGCGGTGGGGCTAATTTTAAAAATATCAACCTCAACCCGATTCCGGAGGGTGGCTGCCTGAATGATACCATTGTCTTTGACACCAAACTACCGGAATCCCGGTACAGCTTTTTCTGGAACCTGGGCGACGGGACGACAACGTCGGAGGCCGTTTTTACCCACATATACCACGACCTGGGCACATTCCCGGTTTCCCTGATCCTGACCGATCACTGCCAGAATACTTCAGATACCATCTACCGCGACCTGCTGGTGAGCTTGCGGCAACCGCTCGATGCTTTTGGCGATACAACGATATGTGAGGGAGAATCCTTTTTTCTCTACGCTCAGGACCTCGCAGGAGCCAGCTACGAATGGCAAGGACCCATGAGGTTCTTTTCAGAAGCACAATTTCCTCACATCGATAATGCCGTGGAAGGAATGGCGGGAAACTACGCAGTCAAAGGAATCATCTCCGGATGTGCTACGTTTCCGCAGTATGTATATGTGGATGTAATACCTACGCCTCAGCCCGATCTTGGGGCAGATACTTTGTTTTGCGGGAAAGAATTGTTTCTGTCTCTCGACCCGGGAGAATATGATTCCTATCTATGGCACGATGGCTCGCGGCAAAGGGTGTACGAAGCGACAAGAGAAGGCGTTTATACGGTAACCGTATTTGATTCTTACAGTTGCCAGGGCAGCGACACGGTCATTCTACGGGAGGTCTGTCCTCCGGATATTTACATGCCCAATGCATTTTCCCCCAATGACGACGGGCACAATGATCTTTTCGGCATTCACGGTCAATATCTGATCCGCCAGCATCTGACCATATTCAACCGGTGGGGACAAATGATCTTTGAATCATTTCAGATCGATGACCAATGGGACGGTAGCATGGGGGGCCGCCCCGCTACGGAAGGGGTGTATGTCTGGCAGGTTGACTATGATGCCTACACAGAAGATGGGGAAGTGTATTCCGGGCGACTTGCCGGAACGGTTACGCTGATTCGGTAA
- a CDS encoding peptidoglycan-binding domain-containing protein, with translation MQFSQTLSQLINDAQDSSLLKRKSPAKPYIRSLQMLLYSLGFGAELSWDKYRADGDYGGGTTTAILAFLKKNGLSGDGETASPELVKLMLDRYTLLSALRLLKQAVDQGTIATTYNRVSASAETMAGLDRLFNVAGITNSDSVLSPEEAKTLLAKIAPLYGDGWFSATDAPAEGQRRSETEVQPVGEKTFEVSDSWLKTRFIKVKKKDGSFYPGIATIGNDRPSDFITVHRSALHEMGLSDSAIRVITPVSANEGNLDAINTWDNAFLTFGMLQWTIGTESSGGELPALLQRIKNRFPDTFQDYYGRFGIDLTDTNQTSGFMTLNGQKIQTPEQKAQFRELNWAFRFWKAGLDAKVQMVQIEHALDRINSFREHRSYRPLDKFYIGDLITSEYGMCLILDHSVNRPGHLMSFSIGKTDILGQAMRNAGLDNTDPKQWTTAEEMKLIDAYLPLRFASSMTDSKHRAEQIKGFLDRGELSGERHSFVLEEQRSRGMFMDIEELYPPVNFEEYENRRASGANMIFTDSIENFTESA, from the coding sequence ATGCAATTCTCCCAGACCCTCTCTCAATTAATTAATGATGCGCAGGATTCTTCTCTTTTAAAAAGGAAATCTCCCGCCAAACCCTATATCCGCTCCCTGCAGATGTTGCTTTACAGTCTCGGTTTTGGGGCTGAACTCAGCTGGGACAAATATCGCGCAGATGGTGATTATGGAGGGGGAACGACAACTGCAATTCTCGCTTTCCTTAAGAAAAACGGCCTTTCCGGAGACGGGGAAACCGCCAGTCCGGAACTGGTAAAACTCATGCTGGACAGATACACGCTGCTATCTGCTCTGCGCTTATTAAAACAGGCCGTTGACCAGGGCACCATAGCGACTACCTATAACCGGGTATCTGCATCTGCTGAAACGATGGCAGGTCTTGACCGTTTGTTTAACGTTGCCGGAATCACCAATTCGGATTCTGTCCTTTCTCCCGAAGAAGCCAAAACCCTGCTGGCAAAAATTGCGCCTTTATATGGCGATGGCTGGTTTTCCGCCACGGACGCCCCGGCTGAAGGTCAGCGCCGGTCTGAAACCGAAGTTCAGCCGGTAGGTGAAAAAACGTTTGAGGTCAGCGACTCCTGGCTCAAAACCCGGTTTATCAAAGTGAAAAAGAAGGATGGATCATTTTACCCCGGAATTGCAACGATAGGCAATGACCGCCCTTCGGATTTTATTACAGTACATCGCAGCGCACTACACGAGATGGGGCTTTCTGACTCTGCCATCCGGGTCATCACACCGGTATCTGCCAATGAAGGCAATCTCGACGCAATCAATACCTGGGACAACGCATTCCTCACTTTTGGCATGTTGCAGTGGACCATTGGAACAGAAAGCAGCGGGGGCGAACTTCCCGCCCTTTTACAGCGGATTAAAAACCGGTTTCCCGATACCTTTCAGGACTACTATGGGCGTTTTGGGATTGACCTTACAGACACAAACCAAACCTCCGGATTTATGACCCTCAACGGCCAGAAAATTCAGACACCAGAACAAAAAGCGCAATTTCGCGAACTGAACTGGGCTTTCCGCTTCTGGAAAGCAGGTCTGGACGCCAAAGTCCAGATGGTGCAGATCGAACACGCACTCGACCGGATCAATTCCTTCCGGGAACATAGAAGCTACCGCCCGCTCGATAAGTTTTATATCGGCGACCTGATCACTTCCGAATACGGTATGTGTCTGATCCTCGACCATAGTGTAAACCGTCCCGGACATTTGATGAGCTTTTCAATCGGCAAAACAGATATTCTCGGCCAGGCTATGCGAAATGCCGGACTGGACAATACCGACCCCAAACAATGGACTACAGCCGAAGAGATGAAGTTGATAGACGCTTATCTGCCGCTTCGTTTTGCGTCATCAATGACTGACTCAAAGCACAGAGCCGAGCAAATCAAAGGCTTCCTCGACCGGGGAGAACTCAGCGGCGAGCGGCATTCGTTTGTGCTCGAAGAACAGCGTTCGCGGGGAATGTTTATGGATATCGAAGAACTGTATCCGCCGGTCAATTTTGAGGAATACGAAAACCGGAGAGCTTCAGGGGCGAATATGATATTTACCGATTCGATAGAAAACTTTACCGAATCAGCGTAA
- a CDS encoding TonB-dependent receptor, with the protein MKTPIIFFSFLVFSATILSAQNVDELRISAHYSDLSFSELVNDIEARYSVRFFYAEEWTDSLRFTFSGENILLGQFLTQIFSDTRLRFYIEDKGKIFITRDYSVSAHLPEDYFSGRLPANQSPAEPGIFAPEEKTEASPSLSNIENTLIKIGSKGPGSSATIAGYVRDIKTGEPLEGVTIFKQNPVQGTITDAYGYFVLTLPKGQYDLLFRYVGRKNTQRKIDLLGDGKLDVEMEEEIIALKEVLIVNERSSVEQVSTGVAKISLQEIRTIPTVLGEADVMKITLTLPGVQSVGEGASGFNVRGGNTDQNLITIGDGVVYNPNHLFGFFSAFNPEVIKSANLYKSGIQAQYGGRVSSVFDIDIRDGNKKAFSMAGGISPVTGKITLEGPLKHDQSSWILGIRSTYSQWLWGLLENANINNSRAFFGDVIGKIHYQINDKNTFSISGYTSRDNFRLNTDTTFQYANYNATARFRHMFNNRFSGLFSAGYTNYGYQIQSEKNPATAFELGYGINQFSLKNDFEVFPHPDHRVKFGVQANMYSLRPGSIYPTGDSSVIKPVAISPENGVEPAIYIGDEYEISTRLSVYGGLRVSGFALLGPGEVYTYDENLPRETDFITDTTTYASGKIIKTYGGPELRISGRYKLKEELSVKFSYDQNRQYIHMLTNTVAISPTDTWRLSSPYLKPQIGNQFATGLYKNIPAQGLEFSVEVYYKILQNLPEYKAGADLVVNKVIETDIISAKGKSYGVELFLRKKSGKLNGWVSYTWSRTFVKADSPFPSERINNGRFYPSNFDRPHNLSVITNYKANRRLNVSLNFTYISGRPTTIPITQYQLSGASLPFFSERNKYRIPDYIRLDAGLNLEGNHKVNKLIHSSWSLSVYNVTGRNNAYSVFSTVTNGTISTYKLSVFSQAIPTLTYNFRFI; encoded by the coding sequence ATGAAGACTCCGATAATATTTTTTTCTTTTCTGGTTTTCTCGGCAACTATTTTGTCAGCACAAAATGTAGATGAGCTTCGAATATCTGCCCATTATTCGGATCTGTCATTTAGTGAGCTTGTGAATGATATAGAGGCGCGTTATTCCGTGCGATTTTTTTATGCAGAAGAGTGGACTGACAGTCTGAGGTTTACTTTTTCAGGGGAGAATATTCTTTTAGGGCAGTTTTTAACCCAAATTTTTAGTGATACCCGTCTCCGGTTTTATATAGAAGATAAAGGGAAGATCTTTATTACCCGGGACTATTCTGTATCTGCTCATTTACCGGAAGATTATTTTTCGGGGCGTCTGCCAGCTAATCAGTCACCAGCCGAACCGGGAATTTTTGCACCCGAAGAAAAAACCGAAGCCAGTCCCTCGCTATCAAATATAGAAAACACACTTATCAAAATAGGCAGCAAAGGGCCGGGCTCTTCCGCAACTATTGCAGGTTATGTCCGTGATATAAAAACAGGAGAGCCACTGGAAGGCGTGACAATATTCAAACAAAATCCTGTGCAGGGTACCATTACCGATGCTTACGGATATTTTGTTCTCACCCTGCCAAAGGGGCAGTACGATTTACTTTTTCGATATGTGGGGAGAAAAAATACCCAGCGGAAAATTGACCTGTTGGGTGACGGCAAACTCGACGTGGAGATGGAAGAAGAAATCATTGCGCTGAAAGAGGTGCTTATCGTAAATGAGCGCAGCAGTGTCGAGCAGGTCAGCACTGGTGTGGCCAAAATTAGCCTTCAGGAGATCCGAACGATTCCGACTGTACTGGGAGAAGCTGATGTAATGAAAATCACCCTTACCCTTCCGGGTGTACAATCTGTAGGGGAGGGCGCCTCCGGCTTTAATGTAAGGGGCGGAAACACCGACCAAAACCTCATCACCATTGGTGATGGGGTAGTTTACAATCCCAATCACCTCTTTGGCTTTTTTTCCGCATTCAACCCGGAAGTTATCAAAAGCGCCAACCTCTACAAAAGCGGCATTCAGGCGCAGTATGGGGGCAGGGTCTCTTCAGTCTTTGATATTGATATTCGGGATGGTAACAAAAAGGCTTTTTCCATGGCCGGTGGCATTAGTCCAGTTACAGGAAAAATCACACTGGAAGGCCCATTGAAACACGACCAAAGTTCGTGGATTTTGGGAATACGCAGCACCTATTCTCAATGGCTGTGGGGGTTGCTCGAAAATGCGAATATCAACAACAGCCGCGCTTTCTTTGGTGATGTGATTGGAAAAATCCATTATCAGATTAATGATAAAAATACATTTTCCATCTCAGGATATACGAGCAGGGATAATTTCCGGCTCAATACAGATACTACTTTCCAGTATGCCAATTACAATGCTACCGCCCGGTTCAGGCATATGTTCAACAACCGCTTTTCCGGGCTTTTTTCGGCCGGATATACAAATTATGGTTATCAGATTCAAAGTGAAAAGAACCCGGCTACCGCGTTTGAGCTAGGCTATGGCATCAACCAGTTTTCGCTGAAAAATGATTTTGAGGTTTTCCCTCATCCTGACCACCGGGTGAAATTTGGTGTACAGGCCAATATGTACTCACTGCGTCCGGGAAGTATCTATCCCACAGGGGATTCATCGGTCATAAAACCTGTGGCCATTTCTCCGGAAAACGGGGTAGAGCCCGCCATTTACATTGGTGATGAGTATGAAATTTCTACCCGGCTATCTGTGTATGGTGGCCTGAGAGTATCGGGATTTGCTTTGCTGGGTCCCGGAGAGGTTTATACTTATGACGAAAATCTTCCACGTGAGACAGATTTTATTACCGATACCACTACTTATGCGTCCGGGAAAATCATCAAAACGTATGGCGGCCCTGAACTTCGAATCTCGGGTCGGTACAAACTCAAAGAAGAGCTGTCAGTGAAATTCAGTTATGATCAGAACCGGCAGTATATTCATATGCTTACCAATACCGTTGCCATCTCCCCGACGGATACTTGGCGCCTGAGCAGCCCCTACCTGAAACCTCAGATTGGAAATCAGTTTGCCACGGGGCTCTATAAAAATATCCCTGCCCAGGGGCTGGAGTTTTCGGTTGAGGTTTACTACAAAATTTTGCAAAATCTTCCGGAGTATAAGGCGGGTGCTGACCTTGTGGTCAATAAGGTAATCGAAACTGATATTATCAGCGCAAAAGGCAAATCATATGGAGTTGAGTTATTTCTACGGAAAAAATCGGGAAAACTCAACGGATGGGTAAGTTATACCTGGTCACGCACATTTGTAAAGGCAGACAGCCCATTCCCGTCGGAAAGGATTAACAATGGCAGGTTTTACCCTTCCAATTTTGACCGTCCCCACAATTTATCGGTCATCACCAATTACAAAGCCAACCGGAGGTTAAACGTTTCCTTAAACTTCACCTATATTTCGGGCAGACCTACGACGATTCCGATCACTCAATATCAGCTTTCCGGGGCATCTTTACCGTTTTTCTCCGAAAGAAATAAGTACCGGATTCCCGACTATATACGACTTGATGCAGGGTTGAATCTGGAAGGGAATCACAAAGTCAATAAGCTCATTCATAGCTCATGGTCACTTTCTGTCTATAATGTCACGGGAAGAAATAATGCCTACTCTGTTTTTTCGACTGTCACAAACGGCACTATTTCCACCTACAAACTTTCTGTTTTCAGCCAGGCCATTCCTACTCTCACCTACAATTTTCGATTTATATGA
- a CDS encoding DUF4249 domain-containing protein — MNPLHIGISLWIVLWLLCGCVEPITIPIEEEASLLVAEGIITDAPGPYQVKLSLSSPLNQRQDNPETGAVVFIESEDGEKVRLNETKAGIYLTDSTAIRGKADKKYRLIINRKNGADYESSWETLRPSPPIDSVYFRNETHIINNLPKPGSQIYIDSHDPEGNSRFYRWTWKETWKYSAPLSSAFAYAGNLNVVLIEEKKFCFMRDSSRLIRVGTSTGNSEDIITNQPLAFITGETTRLRHRYSILVQQYVLSEEEYIFWNSIQEAAENTGTLFDRQPQSTTGNIKNINDSEEPVLGYFSASGVTEMRAYVNNIDLNFDVDVTYREQCYQNIDTIPLGPNSDIQVFQAIANGGVFYNYYIPFVNIAGFLITTPECYDCTVRGGTRQVPDFWEE; from the coding sequence ATGAACCCACTTCACATTGGTATATCTTTGTGGATCGTTTTATGGTTGCTATGCGGATGCGTGGAGCCGATAACCATACCCATTGAAGAGGAGGCCAGCCTGTTGGTGGCAGAAGGCATAATAACGGATGCTCCCGGCCCTTATCAGGTAAAACTCTCTCTTAGCAGTCCGCTCAACCAACGCCAGGACAATCCGGAAACAGGAGCAGTTGTATTCATTGAATCAGAGGATGGGGAAAAGGTCCGCCTTAATGAAACGAAAGCCGGCATCTATCTTACAGACTCAACGGCGATTCGCGGCAAGGCTGACAAAAAATATCGACTGATTATCAACCGGAAAAATGGCGCTGACTATGAATCTTCATGGGAAACCTTGCGTCCGTCGCCTCCGATTGACAGCGTATATTTTCGAAATGAAACCCATATTATCAACAATTTACCTAAACCTGGTTCGCAGATATATATCGATTCTCATGACCCTGAGGGTAACAGCAGATTTTACCGCTGGACATGGAAAGAAACCTGGAAGTATAGTGCGCCTTTATCTTCAGCATTTGCCTATGCCGGCAACCTTAATGTAGTCCTGATTGAAGAAAAAAAATTCTGCTTCATGCGAGACAGTTCGCGGCTGATCCGGGTGGGGACTTCTACCGGGAATAGTGAAGACATTATCACCAATCAACCATTGGCTTTTATTACAGGTGAGACCACAAGGCTGAGGCACCGGTATTCTATCCTTGTGCAACAATATGTGTTGAGTGAAGAAGAATATATTTTCTGGAACAGCATCCAGGAAGCAGCAGAAAATACAGGTACTTTATTTGACCGGCAACCGCAGTCCACAACAGGCAATATTAAAAATATTAATGACTCAGAAGAACCTGTTCTGGGATATTTCAGCGCTTCCGGAGTTACTGAAATGCGCGCCTATGTCAACAACATAGATTTAAATTTTGATGTAGACGTAACATACCGGGAGCAATGTTATCAAAATATTGATACAATCCCTCTCGGCCCTAATTCCGACATACAGGTTTTCCAGGCAATAGCAAACGGAGGTGTGTTTTATAACTATTATATTCCATTTGTGAATATCGCAGGATTTCTGATTACCACACCCGAATGTTACGACTGTACGGTAAGAGGCGGTACGAGGCAAGTACCTGATTTCTGGGAAGAATAA
- a CDS encoding aldo/keto reductase, translated as MKNTDKKSGKSLSRRNFISLTSAATVGLGGMSLGTLAADTDGFGNLSHQQENLSHPPVKQEWRNRQEGMAYRQLGRTGMMVSEVVNGGDPVRLGSYKQVELALEKGLNYLDMAPAYGNGECEEAYSKVIDSSSKREKVFMNTKISAFKNVRNRMYKDIFDGLPSEKKEKILSRAREMREERGVDKPGYYFTYWPGQDSSMDACYLANAMMPDYAHKVDGSKKYIETIIQSVEESLKRVKTDYFDLVMCPHGADCPEEVQIPETYRAFEELKKSGKVRFMGLSTHNDPAGVLRAATETGQYDVVMCAYNIVNGGYLEDAIRQAYKSGMGIIGMKVAMAVATHHKALQPVPQWRIDKVDRIVPGDMKPPLKAYLWALQNPHISAVISNLWDEKYVEENLSIVGKKVQLQPG; from the coding sequence ATGAAAAATACAGACAAAAAATCCGGCAAATCTCTTTCCCGACGCAATTTTATTTCGCTTACCTCCGCCGCAACCGTCGGTTTGGGGGGAATGTCGCTCGGGACCCTCGCGGCAGATACCGATGGCTTCGGGAACCTCAGCCACCAGCAAGAGAACCTCAGCCACCCACCCGTCAAACAAGAATGGCGAAACCGACAGGAAGGTATGGCCTACCGTCAATTGGGTCGGACAGGCATGATGGTCTCTGAAGTAGTGAATGGCGGTGATCCTGTTAGGCTGGGAAGCTACAAACAGGTGGAACTCGCCCTGGAAAAAGGACTCAATTATCTGGATATGGCGCCCGCCTATGGAAACGGTGAGTGCGAAGAAGCTTACAGCAAGGTGATCGACAGCTCTTCCAAACGGGAGAAGGTATTTATGAATACGAAGATCAGTGCATTTAAAAATGTGCGCAACCGGATGTATAAAGACATCTTTGACGGTCTTCCTTCTGAGAAAAAAGAAAAAATTCTTAGCCGTGCGAGAGAAATGCGGGAAGAACGCGGGGTGGACAAGCCCGGATATTATTTTACCTATTGGCCAGGGCAGGACAGCTCTATGGATGCCTGTTATCTCGCCAATGCCATGATGCCTGATTATGCCCATAAAGTAGATGGCAGTAAAAAATATATTGAAACGATCATACAGTCGGTAGAAGAGAGCCTGAAACGCGTAAAAACAGACTATTTTGATCTCGTGATGTGCCCGCATGGAGCCGATTGTCCGGAAGAAGTACAGATTCCGGAAACCTATCGTGCTTTCGAAGAATTGAAAAAATCGGGCAAAGTGCGGTTTATGGGGCTTTCTACCCACAATGACCCCGCAGGCGTGTTGCGCGCTGCTACAGAAACCGGTCAGTACGACGTCGTAATGTGTGCTTACAATATCGTCAATGGCGGTTATCTGGAAGATGCGATCAGACAGGCCTATAAGAGTGGGATGGGAATCATCGGCATGAAAGTAGCAATGGCTGTGGCAACGCACCACAAAGCCCTTCAACCTGTGCCCCAGTGGCGGATAGACAAAGTCGATCGCATCGTCCCTGGTGATATGAAGCCGCCGCTGAAAGCGTATCTTTGGGCATTGCAGAATCCCCATATTTCCGCCGTAATCTCCAATCTCTGGGACGAAAAGTATGTAGAGGAAAACCTCTCGATCGTCGGGAAAAAAGTACAGCTTCAGCCCGGATGA